In Leptospira harrisiae, a genomic segment contains:
- a CDS encoding penicillin-binding protein activator LpoB codes for MKQILFSFLLVGFLFQCSSSPKRLDNADDYISDSGGLTSQELVKAADKLAGQIGEYFKENPHEEGVFVAHFPTRNDTSEQIQTELFDNAFVSKLIKSKIYTVRTKTREQSLNEIQFSLSGLTSNRLSIGKLKSPNFFVRCDINENMFTSNGEKIVEQSINIELVEVETTIAVWSEKVSYRKLAVRGNKGVSW; via the coding sequence ATGAAACAAATTCTTTTCTCCTTTCTCTTAGTAGGATTCTTATTCCAATGCAGTAGCAGTCCCAAACGACTGGACAATGCTGATGATTATATCTCCGACTCAGGTGGGCTTACCAGCCAGGAATTGGTGAAAGCTGCTGATAAACTCGCAGGTCAAATTGGGGAATATTTTAAAGAAAACCCACATGAAGAAGGTGTATTTGTTGCTCACTTCCCAACACGTAACGATACTTCAGAACAAATCCAAACAGAACTTTTTGACAATGCCTTTGTTTCCAAACTCATCAAAAGCAAAATTTATACAGTTCGTACCAAAACGAGAGAACAGTCGCTCAACGAAATTCAGTTCAGTTTGTCCGGTCTCACTTCCAATCGCCTTTCTATTGGAAAATTAAAATCACCCAACTTCTTTGTTCGTTGTGACATCAACGAAAACATGTTCACATCCAACGGTGAAAAAATTGTAGAACAATCTATCAACATTGAACTTGTCGAAGTAGAAACCACAATCGCTGTTTGGTCTGAAAAAGTTTCTTATCGCAAATTAGCAGTTCGAGGAAACAAAGGGGTTAGCTGGTAA
- the nadA gene encoding quinolinate synthase NadA → MSLVTKDQLVQKLNPIYLPHEIEERILPLAEEINRLKKEKNAVILGHNYMTPDVFWGVSDIIGDSLYLSKMAKETTASMILFNGVHFMAETAKILSPEKRVLIADLKAGCSLAEAITRDDVKALKAKYPGVPVVTYVNCSAEVKAETDVCCTSANALQIVNAVEGDTVIFLPDEYLAGNVRNQTSKTIISHPGRCMVHEMYTPEDIRSAKRLFSGNLTVITHPECHEDVVKEADFSGSTSQMVDFIRQSKTNKIMLVTECSMGDNLRAEFPEKEFVSTCQTCPHMKKITLEKVRDALLKEQFEIFLDEEVIRLAQKSVNRMLELSYKK, encoded by the coding sequence ATGTCACTTGTTACAAAAGACCAACTGGTTCAAAAACTTAATCCGATTTATCTTCCTCACGAAATTGAAGAACGAATCCTTCCTTTGGCGGAAGAAATTAACCGTCTCAAAAAAGAAAAAAATGCTGTAATCCTAGGTCATAACTATATGACTCCGGATGTTTTCTGGGGAGTGTCCGATATCATTGGAGATTCTTTGTATCTTTCTAAAATGGCAAAGGAGACTACAGCTTCAATGATCCTTTTTAATGGGGTTCATTTTATGGCTGAAACTGCTAAAATTTTATCTCCAGAAAAACGAGTGCTGATTGCGGATCTCAAAGCGGGATGTTCCCTTGCGGAAGCCATTACAAGAGATGATGTCAAAGCACTCAAAGCCAAATACCCTGGAGTTCCTGTTGTTACGTATGTCAACTGTTCGGCGGAAGTAAAAGCAGAAACGGATGTATGTTGTACTTCGGCCAATGCCTTACAAATTGTAAATGCAGTAGAAGGCGACACAGTCATTTTTCTTCCTGATGAATATTTAGCTGGAAATGTTCGAAACCAAACTTCCAAAACAATCATTTCGCATCCTGGTCGTTGTATGGTTCATGAAATGTACACTCCAGAAGATATACGTTCCGCAAAACGATTGTTTTCTGGAAATTTAACTGTCATCACTCATCCAGAATGTCATGAAGATGTTGTGAAAGAGGCTGATTTTTCGGGTTCAACTTCACAGATGGTTGATTTCATTCGTCAAAGCAAAACAAACAAAATTATGCTTGTGACAGAATGTTCTATGGGTGATAATCTACGTGCAGAATTTCCAGAAAAGGAATTTGTATCCACTTGTCAAACTTGTCCTCATATGAAAAAAATTACTTTGGAAAAAGTAAGAGATGCACTTTTGAAAGAACAGTTTGAAATCTTTTTAGATGAAGAAGTGATTCGTCTTGCTCAAAAGTCAGTCAATCGTATGTTAGAATTGAGTTATAAAAAGTAG
- the ispF gene encoding 2-C-methyl-D-erythritol 2,4-cyclodiphosphate synthase codes for MFRVGNGIDFHKLIHEPFRPLILAGVEVKSEFAFLGHSDADVILHAVADAILGALALGDIGVHFPDTDPQYKNMKSSRIIDKCLELMLEKKFKLVNIDCTYVGDHPKINPIRAELNASLANITKLPLDCVSIKATTSEGMGSLGRSEGVMVMATVLLESTKEKS; via the coding sequence ATGTTTAGAGTTGGAAACGGAATCGATTTTCATAAATTAATCCATGAACCTTTTCGCCCATTGATACTTGCCGGTGTTGAGGTAAAATCAGAATTTGCATTTCTTGGTCATAGTGATGCAGATGTTATTTTGCATGCTGTGGCCGATGCCATTTTGGGTGCTTTGGCTTTAGGTGATATTGGGGTTCATTTTCCTGATACAGACCCTCAGTATAAAAACATGAAATCCTCTCGGATCATTGATAAGTGTTTGGAACTGATGCTTGAGAAAAAGTTTAAACTAGTGAATATTGATTGTACTTATGTGGGTGACCATCCAAAGATCAACCCCATTCGCGCAGAACTCAATGCTTCTTTGGCAAATATCACCAAATTACCGTTAGACTGTGTGTCCATAAAAGCCACTACGTCCGAAGGGATGGGATCATTGGGACGAAGTGAAGGTGTGATGGTGATGGCTACTGTTCTACTCGAAAGTACAAAGGAAAAATCTTAG
- a CDS encoding SpoIIE family protein phosphatase, whose amino-acid sequence MYQREYHLSRHTNPFPEILDDIIYNRILKDPNYWISQDLEDKIIQIISQSLDISGILYHLGTESLITNAYDLLPLDDSRIDLEEMIHRLPILIGRLTRVVYLNLKTISNHKVLFVFKYLPEYQEKWYDAVFFQGMLNGLAVLFELKEFTIRMTKTKLFGIHISHKELGEDIQFGADSNEYELEWSEDNLFLSRSRLTKDDVSNRHRVMVTSRSDSQLEEISIVDVKDVVRRSRELAIENRDLEAAVEVLKSFKQELEKKQLSMAKDLRLAKNIQKGLIPEIIPDWNGIQFWTGFTPMQEVSGDYYDYFPYHNNKLGVAVCDVSGHGVPAAFITALSKLLFSNFKKTKPSETFKLINRELLDLVKQQGYTTCVYVLIHDNYKVIYSVAGHPRPILFRAETKRAEICEGDGTFLGMFPDAGDTFQDFQIQLEPGDKLFLYTDGLTEAENDKGVQYGETRLIQIIESCVDKSIQETVEFILSNHKEFTMGTDPMDDITLLGLQLSPRLDEFNVIKAKGDEAYRNKEYKEALFSYELAHQILPRELETQLFYGKALAYNGNYEKAISLLESYNKFKTNHYKSHSILGYCYFQMEMFDKAEIEWKKAHSINDSDLSSLYNLAQLYRKLNQKRKMKDVIEKMKRIEESYLHILPLEKKWESLPDE is encoded by the coding sequence GTGTACCAACGCGAGTATCATTTATCACGCCATACCAATCCCTTTCCGGAAATTTTAGATGATATTATCTACAATCGAATTCTAAAAGATCCTAATTATTGGATCTCTCAAGATTTGGAAGATAAAATCATTCAAATTATTTCACAATCTCTCGACATTTCTGGAATTTTATACCACCTAGGAACAGAGAGTCTCATTACAAATGCCTATGATTTATTGCCTCTAGATGATTCTCGTATTGATTTAGAAGAGATGATTCATCGTCTTCCCATTTTAATAGGTCGACTAACGCGCGTAGTTTATTTGAATCTAAAAACAATTTCTAATCATAAGGTTTTATTCGTTTTTAAATATTTACCTGAATACCAAGAGAAGTGGTATGATGCTGTCTTTTTTCAGGGAATGTTGAATGGCCTTGCCGTACTTTTTGAACTTAAAGAATTTACAATTCGGATGACCAAAACAAAACTTTTTGGAATTCACATTTCTCATAAAGAACTGGGTGAAGACATTCAATTTGGTGCTGATTCCAATGAATACGAATTGGAATGGTCTGAAGACAATTTGTTTTTATCACGTTCTCGTTTAACAAAAGATGATGTCAGTAATAGACATAGAGTGATGGTAACTTCTCGAAGTGATTCGCAGTTAGAAGAAATTTCCATTGTTGATGTAAAAGATGTGGTCCGAAGGTCTAGAGAACTTGCCATTGAAAACAGAGATTTAGAAGCAGCGGTTGAAGTATTAAAATCTTTCAAACAAGAGTTGGAAAAAAAACAACTTTCTATGGCAAAAGACTTACGACTTGCAAAAAACATTCAAAAAGGATTAATACCTGAAATTATCCCCGATTGGAACGGGATCCAGTTTTGGACGGGATTCACTCCGATGCAAGAAGTGAGTGGAGATTATTATGATTACTTTCCATATCATAATAATAAGTTAGGAGTGGCTGTCTGTGATGTATCGGGTCACGGTGTACCTGCTGCCTTTATTACAGCATTATCTAAGTTATTGTTTTCGAATTTCAAAAAAACAAAACCCTCTGAAACTTTTAAACTCATCAATAGAGAGCTTTTGGATTTAGTAAAACAACAGGGATACACAACTTGTGTATATGTTTTGATCCATGATAATTATAAAGTAATTTATTCTGTTGCCGGACATCCAAGACCCATTCTTTTTAGAGCCGAAACCAAACGAGCAGAAATTTGCGAAGGTGACGGAACCTTTCTTGGAATGTTTCCTGATGCAGGTGATACATTTCAAGATTTCCAAATTCAATTAGAACCTGGTGATAAATTGTTTTTATACACCGATGGTCTTACGGAAGCAGAAAATGACAAAGGAGTTCAATATGGAGAAACAAGGTTAATTCAAATCATTGAATCTTGTGTTGATAAATCCATTCAAGAAACTGTTGAATTCATTTTATCGAACCATAAAGAGTTTACAATGGGAACTGATCCAATGGATGATATCACTCTTTTGGGTCTACAGTTATCTCCCCGTCTTGATGAGTTTAATGTCATAAAAGCGAAAGGAGATGAAGCGTATCGAAATAAAGAATATAAAGAAGCTTTGTTTTCTTATGAATTGGCACATCAGATTTTACCACGTGAATTAGAGACCCAACTTTTTTATGGGAAAGCACTCGCGTATAATGGGAATTATGAAAAAGCAATTTCATTGTTAGAATCTTATAATAAATTTAAAACCAACCATTACAAATCACATTCAATTTTGGGTTATTGTTACTTTCAAATGGAAATGTTTGATAAAGCAGAGATTGAGTGGAAAAAAGCTCACTCCATCAATGATTCCGATTTATCTAGTTTGTATAACTTGGCCCAATTGTATCGAAAATTGAATCAAAAGAGAAAAATGAAAGATGTGATTGAAAAAATGAAACGAATTGAAGAATCCTATCTTCATATCCTTCCACTTGAAAAAAAGTGGGAGTCTTTGCCTGATGAATAA
- a CDS encoding carotenoid 1,2-hydratase, whose product MNKIKILILSFCFFHFSFPKDHTFHSDFGLEWCYFVGHLESASGKQFGYELSFFRLKFLNDTDWNPEVFPVHFAISDFTNKKHRTSQTIKRTIGDLSGYSDKSIYSGDYHFQIISKDKFHIKAKSKSKDLTLDLDLEGNGKILVHGKDGLSIKSNTNPSIFSYYYSYPRLKSKGTLFVDGKIETITSGDSWMDHEWSERNAKSIPSLATGETGWDWICLSDEVGGDYVFFRFRESPKSPPEIFGTYRNPKGKVTSWSKPGQIQMESIGSFWKSPDTKIEYPLHWQIRYPEGEWLVFPIFNEQEFDGIKTTSTIYWEGGVEAKDPIQKKSAKGYLELKGYKKPKEWWEF is encoded by the coding sequence ATGAATAAAATAAAAATCTTAATTTTATCGTTTTGTTTTTTTCATTTTAGTTTTCCAAAGGATCATACTTTTCATTCTGATTTTGGATTGGAATGGTGTTACTTTGTTGGACATTTGGAATCTGCCTCAGGGAAACAATTCGGATATGAATTGTCGTTTTTTCGATTAAAGTTTTTAAACGATACTGATTGGAACCCGGAAGTATTTCCAGTCCACTTTGCTATTTCAGATTTTACGAACAAAAAACACAGAACTTCTCAAACCATAAAACGAACAATAGGTGATCTTTCTGGGTATTCAGATAAATCTATTTATAGTGGTGATTACCACTTTCAAATTATTTCCAAGGATAAATTTCATATCAAGGCCAAGTCAAAATCAAAAGATTTAACTTTGGATTTGGACTTGGAAGGGAATGGAAAGATCCTTGTACACGGAAAAGACGGGTTATCCATTAAATCAAATACAAATCCAAGTATATTTTCGTATTACTATAGTTATCCGAGATTAAAATCAAAAGGAACTCTTTTTGTCGATGGAAAAATTGAAACTATCACTTCAGGAGATTCTTGGATGGATCATGAATGGAGTGAACGGAACGCAAAATCAATTCCTAGTTTGGCAACTGGAGAAACTGGCTGGGATTGGATTTGTTTGTCAGACGAAGTGGGTGGCGATTATGTGTTTTTTAGATTTCGTGAATCTCCAAAATCTCCGCCAGAGATTTTTGGGACTTATCGAAATCCAAAAGGTAAGGTTACCTCTTGGTCAAAACCAGGCCAGATCCAAATGGAGTCCATTGGCTCCTTTTGGAAAAGCCCGGATACAAAAATTGAATATCCGCTTCATTGGCAGATTCGATACCCAGAAGGTGAATGGTTGGTTTTTCCCATTTTCAATGAACAAGAGTTTGATGGAATAAAGACAACATCTACAATTTATTGGGAAGGTGGGGTGGAAGCGAAAGATCCAATTCAAAAAAAGTCTGCTAAAGGATATTTAGAATTGAAAGGTTATAAAAAACCGAAAGAGTGGTGGGAGTTCTAG
- a CDS encoding ABC transporter permease subunit, with protein sequence MWKYFLKRFLLIFPTLLGITFLVFLISHFAPGGPLNSEIAKLKGTGNLAGASTKQISQEEIELIKQRLHLDKPAPVAYLLWLKQIVQFDLGESRLHSRKVSDLIVEKLPVSLFFGLSGFFLTYLICIPLGIQKALKEGSRFDFISSFIIFFTYSLPVFAFAMLLLYLFASGEVFSFFPLGHEVSDFYEDLSFWGKVNDRLAHMFLPVICYVVGSFAVLTLLMKNSLLDQIAKEYVRTAVSKGLSFSDSIFRHAFRNSLIPIATGFGSNLTLIFSGSLFIELVFNIDGMGLLSFEAVRERDTDLMMGLLLAQSFLGLIGKIVSDFCYILIDPRIDFE encoded by the coding sequence ATGTGGAAATATTTTTTAAAACGGTTTTTGCTCATTTTTCCAACCTTACTCGGAATCACTTTCCTTGTTTTTTTAATTTCTCATTTTGCTCCTGGTGGACCACTCAATAGTGAAATTGCAAAACTAAAAGGGACTGGCAACTTAGCAGGAGCTTCTACCAAACAAATTTCACAAGAAGAAATTGAACTTATCAAACAAAGGCTTCACTTAGACAAACCTGCTCCGGTAGCTTACCTACTTTGGTTAAAACAAATTGTTCAATTTGATTTAGGGGAGTCGCGATTGCATTCCCGTAAGGTTTCAGATCTCATTGTTGAGAAATTACCAGTTTCCCTTTTTTTTGGACTCTCTGGTTTTTTCTTAACTTATTTAATTTGTATCCCATTAGGAATTCAAAAGGCCTTAAAAGAAGGGAGTCGGTTTGATTTCATTTCGAGTTTTATCATCTTTTTTACATACTCTCTTCCTGTTTTCGCCTTTGCAATGTTACTATTATATTTATTTGCATCCGGTGAAGTGTTTTCCTTTTTTCCATTGGGACACGAAGTCTCAGATTTTTATGAAGACTTGAGTTTTTGGGGTAAGGTAAATGACCGCCTGGCCCATATGTTTTTACCTGTGATTTGTTATGTGGTAGGAAGTTTTGCAGTTCTCACTCTACTCATGAAAAATAGCTTATTGGATCAAATTGCTAAAGAATACGTGAGGACTGCAGTTTCGAAAGGACTTAGTTTTTCTGATTCGATTTTTCGACATGCATTTCGAAATTCTCTCATTCCCATTGCGACAGGTTTTGGAAGCAACCTCACATTGATATTTTCAGGATCTTTGTTTATTGAATTAGTTTTTAATATTGATGGGATGGGACTTCTTAGTTTTGAAGCCGTAAGAGAAAGGGATACTGATCTAATGATGGGATTGCTCCTTGCTCAAAGTTTTTTGGGACTGATTGGAAAAATTGTCTCTGATTTTTGTTATATACTCATTGACCCGAGGATTGATTTCGAATGA
- a CDS encoding ABC transporter permease: protein MNFISNPANIRKWEKFKKNKRAYYSMLILFYTYLLSLFSPLLINNKPLFVLYEGSFSFPIFSFYPETKFGGNNLTEPNYKKLNIEERFTNSSNYMIFPPIPFGVNEDNLDSLEEGTNPPSKPTIRHWMGTDDRGRDVFTRIIYGYRLAMTFSLILIIVEIFLASFIGGIQGYFVGRLDLFLQRIIEILSAIPFLYLILIMGSFFGRGFFVLIVTYGSLSWIGLSYYMRGEFLKLRKQQFVDAAKTLGASSLSIIMRHLLPNSLTPLVTFLPFILISAISVLSALDFLGYGIPAPNPSWGELIGQGRERLTAWWLITFPSVALFLTILFSAFVGEGLRDAFDPKDKVVYE, encoded by the coding sequence ATGAATTTTATTTCAAACCCGGCAAACATACGTAAGTGGGAAAAGTTCAAAAAAAATAAAAGAGCTTACTACTCTATGTTGATTTTATTTTACACTTACTTATTGTCCTTGTTTTCTCCTCTTCTGATCAATAACAAACCTCTTTTTGTTTTGTATGAAGGCAGTTTTTCTTTTCCGATTTTTAGTTTTTACCCGGAAACAAAGTTTGGAGGAAACAATTTAACGGAACCAAATTATAAAAAGCTAAATATAGAAGAAAGGTTTACCAACTCATCAAATTATATGATTTTCCCTCCAATTCCTTTCGGCGTCAATGAAGACAATTTAGATAGTTTAGAAGAAGGAACCAACCCGCCTTCCAAACCAACAATTCGTCACTGGATGGGAACTGATGATCGCGGTCGGGATGTATTCACTCGTATTATTTATGGTTATCGTTTGGCTATGACCTTCAGTTTGATCCTGATCATTGTGGAGATTTTCCTTGCTTCCTTTATCGGAGGGATCCAAGGTTATTTTGTTGGACGATTGGATTTGTTTTTACAACGGATCATAGAAATTCTCTCTGCGATTCCATTTTTGTATTTAATTTTGATAATGGGATCCTTTTTTGGACGAGGTTTTTTTGTTTTGATAGTTACTTACGGTTCATTAAGTTGGATTGGTCTCAGTTACTATATGCGAGGTGAATTTTTGAAACTCCGCAAACAACAGTTTGTCGATGCAGCAAAAACATTAGGAGCATCTTCACTTTCTATCATCATGCGTCATTTGTTGCCTAATTCATTAACACCACTAGTTACTTTTTTACCGTTTATTTTAATTTCAGCAATTTCTGTATTATCTGCCCTTGACTTTTTGGGTTATGGAATTCCAGCTCCCAATCCTTCTTGGGGAGAACTGATCGGGCAAGGAAGAGAAAGACTCACAGCATGGTGGCTCATTACCTTTCCATCAGTTGCATTATTTCTAACCATTTTGTTTTCGGCTTTTGTTGGTGAAGGTTTACGTGATGCCTTTGATCCAAAAGATAAGGTGGTTTACGAATGA
- a CDS encoding ABC transporter ATP-binding protein has protein sequence MTTITKTIEVKDLSIQIKTDDGILPIVDNVSFHLAKGETMALVGESGCGKSITSLALTKLLPSNTTMYPTGSILFEGNDLLKSDPNHLRSVRGREISYVFQEPFSALNPLHKIGNQLIEGFLLHGLGSKEEAERKVVYLLERVGITDAKLRLNQYPNQFSGGMLQRVCIAMALMCDPKILIADEPTSAIDVTIQLQLIELLKELRKENGMSVLFISHDIGLVSHIADRIAVMYAGKIIEQGTVGEIIDHPKHPYTKALIAAYPTHENIGQKLVTIEGIVPSPKSYPTGCRFHTRCPEKLNICDKFVPSEIKMTEKHSVDCFLFGGKESA, from the coding sequence ATGACAACGATCACCAAAACCATCGAAGTCAAAGATTTATCCATCCAAATCAAAACAGATGATGGAATATTACCTATTGTAGACAATGTGAGTTTTCATTTGGCAAAGGGAGAAACGATGGCTCTCGTAGGAGAGTCGGGTTGTGGAAAGTCAATCACAAGTTTGGCTTTGACTAAGTTACTACCTTCCAACACAACAATGTACCCAACTGGCTCCATTTTGTTTGAAGGAAATGATTTATTAAAATCTGATCCAAACCACCTAAGATCGGTTCGTGGAAGGGAAATTTCTTATGTATTTCAAGAACCATTCTCCGCTTTAAATCCATTACATAAAATCGGAAATCAACTCATCGAAGGTTTTTTATTACATGGACTTGGTTCCAAAGAAGAGGCAGAGAGGAAAGTTGTTTATCTTCTAGAGAGAGTTGGAATTACTGATGCCAAACTTAGGTTAAACCAATACCCCAACCAATTTTCAGGTGGTATGTTACAAAGAGTTTGTATTGCAATGGCATTGATGTGTGATCCTAAAATTTTAATCGCAGACGAACCAACTAGTGCTATTGATGTTACAATTCAACTCCAATTGATTGAACTCCTAAAAGAATTAAGAAAAGAAAATGGGATGTCCGTGCTGTTTATTTCTCACGATATTGGACTTGTTAGTCATATTGCTGATCGGATTGCAGTAATGTATGCGGGAAAGATCATAGAACAAGGAACAGTTGGTGAGATCATAGACCATCCTAAACATCCTTATACAAAGGCATTAATCGCAGCATATCCTACACATGAGAATATTGGCCAAAAGTTAGTAACGATTGAAGGAATTGTTCCTTCACCAAAGTCCTATCCAACAGGTTGTCGCTTTCATACACGTTGTCCTGAGAAATTAAATATATGTGACAAGTTCGTTCCCAGTGAGATTAAGATGACTGAAAAACATTCAGTAGATTGTTTTTTATTTGGAGGAAAAGAAAGTGCTTAA
- a CDS encoding ABC transporter ATP-binding protein, translating to MLNVKDLVVSYKQSQPLSFSSKRLVAVEGVSFSIPQGKILGLVGESGCGKSTIGRAILSLLPFDSGSIQFENIEIKDIPKEKQKALRRKIQVVFQDPYSSLNPRFTIEEIITEGLQIHFPNLSSSEKKEKAIKALAEVNLPSDILHRYPHEFSGGQRQRIAIARALILEPNLVVCDEAVSALDISTQAQVINNILLLREKYGLSYLFISHDLNIVKHVSDRIAVMYLGQIVEEGSRDEISNTPFHPYTKALFSASFDLKDRAKVSQPLTGEIPSLMNKPQGCRFHTRCPIAKDICKTEEPLETFPSATHRVKCHFPLK from the coding sequence GTGCTTAATGTAAAAGATTTAGTTGTTTCTTATAAACAATCTCAACCACTTTCTTTTTCTTCTAAACGACTTGTTGCTGTAGAAGGTGTTAGTTTTTCAATTCCACAGGGAAAAATTTTGGGTCTTGTCGGCGAGTCTGGATGTGGTAAATCAACGATTGGTCGAGCAATTTTATCATTATTACCTTTTGATTCTGGATCTATTCAATTTGAAAATATAGAAATAAAAGACATACCTAAAGAAAAACAAAAAGCCCTTCGACGCAAAATCCAAGTTGTATTCCAAGATCCATATTCTTCTCTAAACCCACGTTTTACAATTGAAGAAATTATCACGGAAGGATTACAAATTCATTTTCCGAATTTAAGTTCCTCCGAAAAAAAAGAAAAAGCCATCAAGGCTCTTGCTGAGGTAAACTTACCATCGGATATTTTGCATCGGTATCCACATGAGTTTAGCGGGGGGCAAAGACAAAGAATCGCGATTGCAAGAGCTTTAATTTTAGAACCGAACCTCGTGGTTTGCGATGAGGCAGTTTCGGCTTTAGATATTTCTACTCAAGCACAAGTCATAAATAATATTTTGTTATTACGTGAAAAATATGGCTTATCTTATTTGTTTATATCTCATGACTTGAACATTGTAAAACATGTATCTGATCGAATCGCAGTCATGTATTTAGGACAAATAGTTGAAGAAGGGAGTCGAGATGAGATCAGTAACACTCCTTTTCATCCTTATACAAAGGCATTGTTCTCGGCAAGTTTTGATTTAAAGGATCGGGCCAAGGTATCACAACCATTAACAGGGGAAATTCCTAGTTTGATGAACAAACCGCAGGGATGTAGGTTCCACACAAGATGTCCAATTGCAAAAGATATTTGTAAAACAGAAGAACCTTTGGAAACTTTTCCTTCAGCAACACACCGAGTGAAATGCCATTTCCCATTAAAGTGA